The nucleotide sequence GCgctctcccccgccgccgccgcccgcgctgcgGACTCCATCCGCCTCGCCTCCCTGGAGTCCACCGCGCAGGCCgacgccgtcctcgacctcctccgccgGTATGGCTTCACCGACGCCGAGATATCCACCACCGTCCGCAAGTTCCCCATCGTCCTGGTCTCCGACCCCGTCAAGACACTCCAGCCCAAGCTCGACTTCCTCGCCTCCGTCGGCATCAACGCGCCGCTCCTCCCCAGGCTCGTCTCCCTCAGCCCCGTTGTCCTCCACCGGAGCATCCAGGACCACCTCGCCCCGCTCTTCGAATCTCTCCGCGAGCTCCTCGGCTCCAATGCCCGCGTCGTCACCGCGCTCCGCCAGATGCCGTTCGTTGTCCGCTGCAGCCCCAACAGTACCCTCAACCTCGTGCTCCCCGCACTAAGAGATGTCCACGGCTTGCCCCCGGAGGACGTCTCCAAGCTCGTCGCCGTCCACCCTGGCGTCATCATGCAGGGCCCCCACCGCTTGGCCGAGATCGTCCGGGCCGTCAAGGACGTCGGCATGGAACCCGGTGAGCCCATGTTCGTCAACACATTTGCCATCATTTCCAAGATGAAGACCCCCACACTGGAGAGGAAGTATGCACTCTACCAGAGCCTTGGCTTCGAGAAGGACAATGTTGCCTTAATGTTGCGGCGGTGCCCACTCATGATGGCTATCTCAGAgaagaagatgaaggaaaatgtcgGATTCTTGGTCGGAAAGGCGGGTCTGAGCCTGGAAGATATCGTGGCCAATCCGAGCATGCTGGTGCGGAGCTTGGAGAGCCATCGCAGGAGGTGTGCGGTGCTCACACTGCTGAGGAAGGAAGGGAAGCCAGAGGGGAATCATCAGCTGCGCAAGGTCCTCGTGGCTAAAATGAAACGGTTCTTGCAGGTGTATGTGCAGCCACACCAAAACGAGATCCCTGATGTCGTCCGGGCTCTCAACGGAGAGATCCCTTTCGAGGGCTTCAGTGTGTTGGAATAGCCACAGCCGCCCAGGAAGATGAGCCTTTGATGTCATCGGCCTATGCAATTCTTGGTGGGATCTGCTTAGGCAGTTTTCTGAAGATTATGTTGCTTGGCCAATGTTTGTTCTTGGTAGGATTTGCTTAGGCAGCTTTCTCAATATTGGTGTTGCTCTTGCAACAAGACTGCCAAGGAGTATGGTTATGCAAGAACAGATTTTGAGCTACTGGGTGGTCATCAAAGCTTGTAGTGTAATAAAACATTAACTGGAAGCTAACTTGTTGAGCAATGATCATTGGTAATTCTAATTTCAGGCCTCAGAATGTGTAACATGAATTGAACATGGATGTTCCTCATTAATGAACAGTCATTTGGATGCGGTGAGGCCATAACATTTTactcttttattttttgacatattTGCACAACACTCATTGAAATCTTGTTCTTGCCTGGCTGAATTTGATCTCGAGTGGTTGATGTGGAACATGAGGATGAAATCAAAGGGAGTCCACATTTTCAGCCTGCCAAAGACAACCCATTTGTAAGAACATGGTAAATTTTGTGTAATTCTGTCTCTATTTTTATATGGTACACCCTTCTGTtcataaatataagacgttttggcagtctaaattgaactgccaaaacgtcttatcTTTATAAACAGAGGTAGTACGTCTGAAGACAGCACCCTGTAAGAATACCAAAGTTGGTATCCAGCAAatagtgtagtactccctccgttcctaaatataggtctttggagagattccactatgaaccacatacggatgtatgtagatgcattttggagtgtagattcactcattttgctacgtatgtagtccatagtaaaatctctacaaagacttatatttaggaacggagggagtacatgtttgtCTGCTTCTGCATTACTGCATGCAGTCGAGCAATTTTGTTTCTTGACCGGTAACAAAGTACGAAAAGATCCTAGTGTGTGTATAGTTGAGCAAATACAGGAAAAGAAGAAGGTAAACTAGTGAAGATTGACCT is from Triticum aestivum cultivar Chinese Spring chromosome 1B, IWGSC CS RefSeq v2.1, whole genome shotgun sequence and encodes:
- the LOC123132798 gene encoding uncharacterized protein, whose product is MLSAGRRRLCLFPFPFPLRHFTAAVSTTTTTTSDAAAADPTVFYLESTCALSPAAAARAADSIRLASLESTAQADAVLDLLRRYGFTDAEISTTVRKFPIVLVSDPVKTLQPKLDFLASVGINAPLLPRLVSLSPVVLHRSIQDHLAPLFESLRELLGSNARVVTALRQMPFVVRCSPNSTLNLVLPALRDVHGLPPEDVSKLVAVHPGVIMQGPHRLAEIVRAVKDVGMEPGEPMFVNTFAIISKMKTPTLERKYALYQSLGFEKDNVALMLRRCPLMMAISEKKMKENVGFLVGKAGLSLEDIVANPSMLVRSLESHRRRCAVLTLLRKEGKPEGNHQLRKVLVAKMKRFLQVYVQPHQNEIPDVVRALNGEIPFEGFSVLE